The Apium graveolens cultivar Ventura chromosome 10, ASM990537v1, whole genome shotgun sequence nucleotide sequence ttttatcaaacacctaacaggcactcttaaatctcgatttttctcatggcacctaaggatttgatcattgatgaagctaaatttgttccaaacaactatgctgcaattctcgatcatgctgaagctccatctgagtttcattttgtgcaagatcttcttgtaCACAGtaaaatcgggtatgcattgacccagcctttagtcttttccggccaacaagttctgacgttttggcggactgggcactttgataatggtggtacacatggtactcccagtattgttttcaaagtggatgattctacacattTGGTAACTCCTGGTATAATTCAAaaggctctacatttaccagaaggatgtactttttcaaccccggaggaatcagctattaaagaattaatggctagtttggggtatgagcagagtttggcaaagctttggcagttgaaacgggctcatatcagaaaggaatggagcttcttcttcttcgactgcatcactaaagcttttgggaatatgtgttccaactttgatgtcatccctataatgagtcatcacatcgggtatgctatcattaaccaaacttatttcgattttgcaaatgttgtgataggttttattggggataggatgacaaaagataggaatgttgtctactttgctagattttgtcagcttatatataatttttgttgtgctgatgaaccccaacctaccactgacttaactccacctttcaaaattgcaaaatgagcctttaatgatttggtaaatgctgatcttaagaaaatagtggttagacctttacagattcctcagtctgtaaaacagatcttggtaaatgctgatcctgacatctatagatctgtttatcctgatatccaacctaccaccacatctcaaacaaCATAGCAACCaacagaacataccactcatactactcaaccatccctcagaacatatctcaaatcatatctctccattttacagacagctcaaccctcatcctcagcacctactgtgaagccttcatcttccaagcctaagaggacaaagactgttcctcaaacacctcagaagagaaggaggattgttttgagagatgaatctgacagtgaggaacaggtttctacatcagaacatGTTGTCAAAAAAGCTGAGAAAGTTcattctcagaaggattctggaattgggggatctaagcttctcaaaaggcttaaaaaaatgacttctactgaaactcccaaggaatcctcaccttcaaagagatacaagaaacagagagctaaaagtccagtttcagatgatgaggaagcagcagctaaggaaggagatcaagaatctctgatctcacaagaaccagaatctgcaaacgccactgcttctccatcaactccaactcaggaagctgctactgaaaaggccaacacaccatctgtgtctcctgttcaaaagtctgtatctcctgttgatccaggcacaagtgctgaaattgatattcagaacctggttgtgcctgaaatactttacttagaagctccaacatcaactaatccatcaacaacacctgttactgatactgctcaaactccagaattatctactacaccttctctgcatctagatgatgatgatcagaatataggtgagcatcacgatatggctgttgatcagaacttggaaccagatcagcaattagaggatgatgctgaagcctcaattgcttctcatactgttgttttatcagaaaatgctgattctgaaagttctgatgctgcaaatgctggagatactggtgatattgtaccaaatgcagatgctgatgaagcaggtccttcaggacatgcacctcaacaaactgttcttaaatctgaactaaTTAAGAAGTTTGCcatcagagaagcaccagtaccttggaatgaaactcctgcaggacatgagtggactaaggaatggaactcagctacctgtgctccatctgcacagcatcttgctgagcacttgactaaagctgatgagatgttaattaccgatgatttcaaaacacggcttagagtcactgcattgagtactaaacatctacaaggtcttcattcaactactcatgcagagatacataaaattcaggaagaattcatgaagcaagaacaagttcagaagattgataagaaaaaattcttccaacctacctttgacagagttacttatattgagaagactcaagaaaaacaacaagctcagattgatgatattctgaaaaatcaagcttctcggcaatctcaacttaatgaaatccaagcctcagtggaattgcttgtctctcttctcttacctgctgatgccaaaaagggggagaaagtaattacgtccaaatgcaaaactgataagacactgaaggggaaggatgatgaaaaggatgatcaaggaaaccctggaatgggtagaggtcatagtcaaggtagaggtttcttatcaagaaaagctgaaatcacaagtcacataacaagttctgatgctggaaaaagaattagttctgctattggtaaaaggataagttctgatgaacttttagatcttgatgaaaaaatgtcaagacagttatttcttcaggaaaatccaggaatggacttggagagtctaatggaagaagaagccagacttaaatcagaaaaagtcacatctaaatctgaagcttctggtaaaaagacacttccaaaactcaagggcattgtgataaaagattgGACAAATTCCgaagcaaccatggctaaatcacaaccacagatatatccaaggtccaagggtaaagaaaaagttggtgaacctatcaaggtttatgtgcctcctgtgaatgaagaaattactgatgaagatgatgatcttgctctgacttcaagaaaagtttttaagacaacctctgacatggctcaagttgttcagagtcaagagatagtaagttctgatattccaaagaagcaagtaacctctgacatagctcaagttaacttgatatcataagataaatcaaagacactcctaccggGATTCACCAAAgtcaaacagactcaacctttgaagactgttgcaagtggttttgaagcaagagtagttactggaaaggaagcaagagacaaaactggattgggaagtgctgatgaaagaagaatacagaacactaccaatgatccaacttccttgagtgaaccaggtattggagcaactcctgagagattgaatcaactagaatctgtacaaatggtttaccatacctacttgaaagaacacatcttgttgtacttcatgacagatggtagggtttatcatataagggaaaatgccattccactgaagtattttgaagaactggaacatgtattattcttacttcaagtgaatgacagaataactgaaagtgttgcaaactatttgaagaatcagattcagagacagaaaaggctttattctgttaagtctgacagcacatatctttcaaagtacagagatcacaagggtgatatagttgaaatgaagcccaacactgctaagattataactacctttctgggttacagtgctgtggaattcaatcttgagtctgataaggcatatttgatcagactggatcaggatataagaaaagctagaattaatgatctcagggctgcaatctttcaaattggtgaagatactgcagagcttaaagatgctaaaaggaggatgattgatgaactcagatatgctgaaagatgtttgttgaagaactatctcagaacaactcctgacatcagagagatcagaagatgaagccaagtcaagatctacaactacttaaattctgatatgaatacagactgaagttattatcagatgttaaagattggtaaagttttaaggactgtaagttgtagttatctagtctaattctcatgcatttgtacttaatatttttgtcatcatcaaatatctgttaaacttgtatattatgctaatttacaagttggggaagattgttagatatatttgataatgtcatggctaatatgatttatgtttagttttcagatcttacttaaacatgataaatcagtacttactggaagtcaggacttaaggatatcggtacttatattatcaggagataatcatcagaagatggatataagaacttaagtactgaaggacgttcagataaggacaacagctgattaaaggaaagaagatcgagacaaacataagaagagatatgtatgaagaaggaattctatgaagaatagaatacttggaagaaaagatatctgattgatatattttaggaagcagaattatatttcatatcaattagcgattatcttgtaactgtgtagtatagaaacacagacatagggtttacactaaaaagtgttatcatattcgagaagattattcattgtaaccctagcagctctcgtgatatttgttcatcgctgagaggtaacagttccatattgtaacagagtttattgtttcaatgaagtttgttttctgttacttgagttattaaagttcgatttgattgtactatacactgtattcaccccctctacagtgtgtgtgacctaacatctttAATTTTAAGTTCAAACCAAATTAAACTGCCAGTAAGTTCAAACTCGCTTGATTTCCGGTTGAGGTACGGTTAACTTACATGTAAAGGGTGATGTATTCGATGTGATTTTGTTTTAAAGAAAATCttttctatatataataggagaacaagggtataatttcatgagattaaaaagtctcattgaaaagactaaattacccttgtttttaatatttatataaaaaaattggtTTGTGGGAATCAAactcaagttatttcattcaactatacAACATGTTACCAGTGCACCATATTGTCACATACgatttttatcatacacataatatgtaagtgtgctaaatgaatattttatttaactttaaatatacttatttgaattccgcaaaaaaagaTAGTTaattgaatatttgtacagttaattttaaaaaattgaattccagatataaaattaggcatagtacataaatagattattatcttatttattaatcattttttagtttgaaaatatatcttatttacttttaacatattttttattataaaaagtaattaaaatgtacatatataattttaaaaaaaaattgaaaatagaatcgcttatatataaataatctatattggttttacatatttagataagttcgaattataatgagtaagtgcattttagaacttggtccattgttcaaaaaatactcgaaatttgactacatgactcggccgaaaaacatcgtcacattctacgtttagtaaatttaaattacaagctcgaCGAGAATATTTAACCAATAatgttaaattttttaatatcttatgttaatataaattaatgtgtttgaggtctttatatgatcaagtcaattgattatttatattaaaattactaacttcactggttacacattattatttttaagatttgtcccaatttttaagaatatttgaaatttgaaataaGATGTCACTAGATTTGTAAAACcacgatgatatattaaatcgatttatttttcatttttcacttaaaaaaactaatttttaaaaaagaattcttttagatcaacaatattcattgaacaagataatattgtacaaatattttgaatattttaaatattttgaattattcaaataaaagtttattgttgcatttgattcaatgcattttatattatttaaggaaaaaacatatattgttcaataatttgaaggaattaaccagttcaactgatataaatacaaattttcttttgaattcttgaaaaaaatcatgaatatcaataacaagtCTTAAAAAGATATAATTCattttttatgttacaaccatgattatATCCGGTTGCGTAAAAAATTGATATGGATTATTTggtcagtgataatgtgaataccatatataaattataacaatttatttattacataattttaaattttgaataattataaatgcatgttatttaagtgaTCAATTATCTCaatagatgttaataatgattatacatgtacataaatcagatatttagcatttaaaataattgaaatcatcataatttactaagagatgtaacatacaataatttacatgctaatacacacatacatataacttaatcttactttgttaacattagtttaaataaaaaaataacattttcccatacatacaattttaaaaattaatatttttcattaaaatcaactttaatattaccaataatgtaaattttacattattgtatattataaTTGCAAGTCATTCTTACTTCAGTTAAgcatttttttatctttttaaattgagtaagttaattgtaagttagtagttaactcaataataataatatagagccgtacatatagtttatttaaataaaattcaagattttggtcaactctgtattcaacatatatgttaatttgtaattttttatttgtaaacatactaatgGCATTCTagagattaagtttaatcgtttcgttttaaacgtacacttactaccttatttatattcattcattaaatataaaataacggataagaaaaatatattataGTAATAGTTGAGGGGATATTTACTATTAAAAGTGAGGAAACATTCAAACCTCCTCTATATGAGGGGGAGATGGagcttgttggagagaaattttatcttatttttttcaaaatttgacACAAAAAcgtatataaaaatattattgaaGTTACTCtacaaatattataattgcatgatgtaTAAAAAAACTCAAAAAAATGTCTTGTGCCTCGCAGGCACGGTTATTATGGTAGTCAGATTTTGAAGACCCAAGTGAATTCAAGTGAGATTTCTAACTGTACATCAAAATCTATCAAGtgcttttatttaaaaaaaattctaaaatttgaTGGTGTTTAGAAAAGTTTGATTGTTTTCTTAAATATTTGAAGATATTCAATTAACAAACACTTAATGATATTcaatcaaaattttaattattgcttttacaaaaattacattttcctaatttttataaaatgcACAATTTTGACCAATTTATTACTgtaaataaatatttatgtatatatatcataagaaatttaagattttaaaaattaataatttgaAATACTATACCAGGCTTATAATATCTTCAAGATTCAAAATATGAattacaaataaaaatatttatgtttacttttaaaatttataaattattacaTAAATGATCATAAGAGCGCAAAAAAacaaaagcaaaataaatattttaacaaTAATAATCATAATAAACAAAAAGAATTTAAATATAACACTTTAACCAACCGAACCCACATAGCTAGAAGAAAAATGAAAAGACGTTAACTAGGTGCGCACTTTACCGCACCACCCATCTGGTCTGGTTAATGTGAGCATTTTAGAGGCCCCTCCTATTCTCAAAAACATCTCCAGGTTTTACTTACTACTTCTATAGTACCACCACCACCATCCCTATACACACAACCTTTCTGTAAGTATAATAATCACTAAACTCATTATCATCATCGTGAAATTAATCTAGGGTTTTAAAAAACTCAAAGGCTATGGCGGAGTGGCAGCCTTATCTTCAATCGATTATCATCGGCTTCATCTTCTCCTTCCTTCTCGCCAAGCTTTTCTCCGTCATCTTCGCTTTCCGCGACGATAATCTCCGCATCGCACGCGCCGACTCAGTTGACTCGGTTGTTGACTCGGTTTCCGACTCGGCGGCGGAGATTCCTAGGGTTTCGGAGAAGGAGAAGCTGATTGGAGAAGAAGAGGAGAGAGTTAAGTACGATACGAGTAGTGTTGATGAGAGTGATGATGATTGGGAAGGTGTTGAGAGTACTGAATTGGATGAGGCGTTTAGTGCTGCTACTGCTTTTGTTGCTACTACTGCTGCTGATCGCTCCGTTTCGTCCAAAGTTTCGAATGATTTGCAGTTGCAGCTTTATGCGTTTTATAAGATTGCGACTGAAGGTCCGTGTAGTACTCCTCAGCCTTCTGCGATTAAAATGACTGCTAAAGCCAAGTGGTAACGACCAATTGCTTTTCGTTATTTCGTGAATTTTTAGTTTTCGTATATGTGAATTTATAGTTTTTGTGTATATGTGCTTGTTAGATATATGTTGAGTTGATTGATAGTCATAATTGTGGATTGTGATTTAAATGTACTTAAAACTGTATGTTATCTTAATATTTTGGACACggtttttgtttttttaatcGTAATACATATTTTTGTGTATTTTAGGTGTAGGCATGATACTAGAATATGGATTTGGTTGTGTTAGGATCAAGCGTGGTATGCATTAAACAGTAAGCGAGCAAATTAGATTACTGGTAAAGAAGTGGATGTCAGAGTTCTAGATAATGTAGAGTAGGAGGGAGTAGTTTTGCTACAGATAGACCTAACAGATTATGTTATACATTATACTGAGGGGggtgagttctatggagtccacctttttatcggagtcctcggagtccatctacgttctgcaaataaaatatattgtaaaacgtgttattttgcaaaacatgttacacaaatagcataacttcaacaaaatcatgcaaatctcatatatttacggtacaatatgtatgttctgcaatatgttctgcaacatgaacatttatgttctgcaaactaaacatgttttgtagaatatatatttttgcaatgttctgcttgtaaaatgtatgcaatctacaagatttttgatagaatagtgatgtttgtcgaaaaataatatgttttgcaatattttaagctatattttacttgcagaacatatatggactccgaggactccaattaaaggtggactccatagaactttactctataCTGAGGTTACTGTGACATATACGAAGTGTTACGTTCTagaatttatttaaattgaataTGCTAGACCGATGAAAAAGGAGTTCTAATTACTTACTATTATAGTAGTTGGCTGATTTAtagaatttatttaattcttaTTCCCTGGCTTCTGGAATTTACATCGGATTCAGTTAATAAAACAGCATGATGTAGTGAAGATCGATTCTAGAGACTTAACTACTAGAGATAGGGTTATAAAGTGATTTCAAAACTTTATTGTCTAGAATAAGACTTTGTAATTGGTGCATTATGAACTCCTTACagttttttgtaattttttacaTCCGTTATATGATGGGAGGAAGCCCAATGTAATTGCTTAATATTTTTGTTACTAGCAGATTTAGGCATATTTTAGCTAGGGTAGAGTAACATCTATATATATTTCTTGTAATATAAGGATCTAAGGTATTTAATTAAGATTATATTTAGTAACTACAATAGTTTTGTCATTTAAAAAATTTCTAGGTAATAAGGATTTCCAAGTCAAATATATTCTTGCAGTCTATTAAGTGATGCGATGCCTGCATGTCCGATAAGCAGTTTTTACTCATGTGGTATACTTTATATCCTCTATTCGAAATAAGCATCCTATCGAACCGAACTGCGGTCAGATTCTCACACACGATACTATATCCTCTATTCATAATAAGCATCCTATCTGTGCCCCTCGCTTCCGGACTAGGCGGAGTCTGATGAAGAGTAATTTGAAGATTTAATTCAATTGCATCTTTTGCCCACCCGTATTAATGTTGATAATTAACtagatattttattatttttcacATATATTAAAACAGGCGGTGAATTTTATTCTCTAAGAACTCCGACTGCTGGAAAATAGTGATGAAGAGAAGATATACAGGGAGAGAGACATCCACGTATGTGGTGAATATAAGAAGAGAGAAGTGATAAATCTAACTACCACTTCTTTTAAAATATGGGCCTGGTGTATTCCACTTTTAAAAATTTAACCTAGTTAAAAATTCTTTCACCTATTATTTTTTTGTTATACAAAAAATTCAAATGtaaactttattttttttaaccttttatttagtcattcttctcttttctttttacGTATGACTAGTTTGATTAAATTAAAAAGGGAAAATGGATTTTTTCGTCATCCAACTTATCATGTTTTTAAAAACTTACCATTCaactattatttttttttctttcacccactaatgttaggttcatatttgtttttagtcactaacgttaggtttggatttgattattagcattatgtcaatttttggtagcattattaaaatatagtggtagtttgtaatattttaatgatttgataTATGTCTATGTCTTTATATATAGTACTCCATATGTCCCCCAAGACGTTTATCTTGGTGATAGAGAGTTTGACAAGCATTTTAAAGCTCCTAAAAGATGTAGTTTcatgaattatttttaattttttttctaaataataatttaacgtttaaatttttatatacaaaAAAATAAAAGAAGTTACTAAACTATGTTTGTAAGATAAATATCTTGTGAGAGTTGTTGGATTTAATACCAAATTCACATTATTatatttttgtgtttatatatatacttgtttcacaattctattgacaaaatactaataatcaaatccgaacctaacgttagtgactaaaaaaaatccgaacctaacattagtgagtaAAACAAAAAAATTATAGTTGAGTGGTAAGTTTTTAAACACACAATAAGTTACAATAAGTTAGGTGACGAAAAAATTCATTTCCCCTTTTAAGAAAATATCTATGATAAATGAAAGTATAATTTTGTTTTTATGTAAAATTTAATTTTCTTTGGAAAAAAATGTGGATACATCCCCCCCAACCCACTCAGTTCCTGGTTCAGCCAGTCTATGCCATTATTTTATATATTCTTATAACCGCGAGACGAAGTTAAGACTAGTTATTATACTGTATCATGACTTGGTATGTTACCTTTTTCATTCCCATTATTATGATCTGCATCAATGAGAATGTAAACTCTTGAAAACTCATTTTAAATATCAACATATCAATGGGAAGTTGGGAACAAAATGAATATACAACTGTCTAGGAATCTTtactttttattaattattaccCGACTCTGATAAAACTTTTTGATTGTTTCTAGGCAAGCATGGAAGAAATTGGGTGCAATGCCACCAGAAGAAGCAATGCAGAAATATATTGCAATTGTAACAGAGTTGTTTCCTACTTGGCTTGATGGCGCCCCAGTTGTAAGATCTTCGTCTTTATGTACTAGTAGCATTTTATGCCTTTTGACTGTTCTGCAGAAACTCTAACTTTCTATTCCTTCTGGTTACATGTAATAATTTTCAGAAGAGAAGAAGTGAAGGTGGTAATGATTCACAACATATGGATTCGAAAGGGCCAATGGGACCTGTGTTTAGCTCTCACGTTTATGAGGAAGAATCTGCAGATGATTTGTAAGCATCAATTTTTAATCTCTAAAAGCTTTGCTATCACCTATGATTTATTTATATCTTAAgaatgattttagaaatttcaacCCCTCCATTGTAAATGTCAAGGCATCATATCAACCATGGGCCGTCCTTCTAAACATTGTAGTGATGGTAGAGCTCATGTTGGTGTTTATTAACATCTGAagttatattatttattgaaacTGTATATGTATTAACAAATGACCAGTTGTAGTCCTTGAACCTGTTGCGGATGGTTCGTATCCTCATTG carries:
- the LOC141693155 gene encoding acyl-CoA-binding domain-containing protein 1, whose translation is MAEWQPYLQSIIIGFIFSFLLAKLFSVIFAFRDDNLRIARADSVDSVVDSVSDSAAEIPRVSEKEKLIGEEEERVKYDTSSVDESDDDWEGVESTELDEAFSAATAFVATTAADRSVSSKVSNDLQLQLYAFYKIATEGPCSTPQPSAIKMTAKAKWQAWKKLGAMPPEEAMQKYIAIVTELFPTWLDGAPVKRRSEGGNDSQHMDSKGPMGPVFSSHVYEEESADDLKMDAIHAFAREGELDNLIKCIQTGVSVDLKDSEGRTALHWAVDRGHLSITEALVKEKADINAKDNEGQTPLHYAAVCERESIAKFLVKENADMNIKDDDNNRPCDLCDLNWPWMQHSVTD